A stretch of DNA from Syngnathus acus chromosome 1, fSynAcu1.2, whole genome shotgun sequence:
agtaggtagtaaagcatggatattcaaaaaagctttttaaaaacaaatggatttATTAAAAGCATTAAAAGAATATTTCACccaaaaactgctatcagtgattctcattaaatatgacactgttattatgaataacagtttccatcacttcagcggctgcaggtcagatttatgaaagatgtttatcttatgatgCAAAATCACataaaacggcaaacattctgaccaaatacaacatcttgaagaatcagtgaaagaatacatctaaacaaagtaataaagaaatcaaaacggcaacacggggacggatatctgaaaatcagagcagagctttaactcacaaacacctgataacagaggtgaggaaacaggaaacacttccttaaagtcggCCTTAAAACCTTTaaaagttaagattagtcgcaaacaggtggtgcatcaatgtccttgagcatccagcattgtttgaaaaaaagaatggtcgctagtttcaatccctgctatttgtacaaattattttcaaaataatttttttttttacaacaaactagagaaactccccttcattttcagtgggatcagtgttgttggtctccctttttttgctagtccatcatagtctggagtaaaatctGTTGTGGCAATTTTTAGGATAGAGCTGAGGTGTCCGTTAACGTAGATTTGTGATGGGGCTTTGTTGATGTTCacgtggctgaacgtctgctcacgtcggtcgagccaaattgtccactcttttttaaacacctggcactcagtgtccgcctttcttttccttgggccactcattttaatggaaggattccaggggaaggtttgtgggtggctttagcgtaaaactgtatctgaaagctcagcgcgtgaattacgagaatgctgacgtcacagcccacactcggaattcggcactgatagaaataGAGCGCCGTGTCTGTACTACTGAgtacttgtgagtgtgcactgagctttctgacacgggtTCCgtgagtaaatgcgcgggcgggtgtttccccatctactggggaaatgCAGTCATTCcagggaaaatgacaaaaaaaatgtttaataatacaatttattcaggtttggcgggccggattaaatgGCCCCATgtgccggatgtggcccgcgggccataGATTCCCCATGTCTGCCCTAGCTTGTCACATGGCCACCCCCAACTAATGCGCCCAGAATTATCTGACACCAAAACGATCATCATTCTTGAAACAGGCCCACAACGAGTCAGAGCTCCCTCCCCTCTTACCCCTGAGCCCCAAGCATTGACTGTTAATGCACGTGGCCATGAGCAGATAATATTTCAATGCCCACAGTTGATCATAACTACCAGAACGGTCCAGGCATAAGAGTGAGTGACACTGCGCGAGTGACACTGCCACATGACCACCCCCAACTAATGCACCCAGAATCATCTGACCAAAGCGACACCGAAGCTGTCATCATTCTTGAAACAGGGCCACAACGAGTCAGGGCTCCCTCCCCTCTTACCCCTGAATCCCAAGCATTGACTGTTAATGCGCATGGCACTGAACAGATAAGTATATCACTGCCCACAGTCAATCATAACCACCAGAACAGTCCAGGCATAAGCGCGAGTGAGACTGCCGCCACTGATCTGTGTGTGACTCAAAGGTGGTCCCAAAGAACCGCCACTGGACAACATATGTATCGTCTCCTGAGGTCAGTAAACCAGTTAATGTTGTCCTGTGGGTGGTCAAGAAGCAAACACCCACGTGGGTGTTTAGGCCTGGTGACCATTCAAAACAGAGGCTAGTGTAATGGGAAGGGGATTAGGACCCAGTGGAATATTTGTAGGTAGGCACATCAGCTACAATCGACACAATATAATGTGCGGCGTAATGACGTACTTCCGCTCACTGCTTTGAATCACGGCTGCAGGGCGTGGAAACCCAGACAGAACCCCAGACGCTGAGCATAAAGAGCGTGTCAAAGTTTTACACCACTTATGACCTCCATGACACCAGGGTAAAAGTTACACAATATGATAAATTTATGGATATATGCCATTGATGATGGAAGAGTCACTGgtgtaaaataattaattgtCAAAGGATTGGTTACTGTTTTAAACCTGTCACTGTTTTTACAGATAACACTTGGGCAAACCTCACAcaagcaaatattttgaaagaaagCAACTCACAGGAAATCTGTTGGGTAGAGAAGAAAGAGGGCAGCAGTTAATCAGTGTTTGGATTTCAGAAGTGGTGATATTATATAATCTTTCTACTTACTTTGGTGCTTGTATTCCTCCCACCATTCCTCCGGCTATGACTTCTCCATTTGCTCCAGCTGCTGAGGAGGCCTTTCGAATTAGCTTGTACTGCAtttcagcagcagcggcaCTTGAGTAGGACAGTGATTTTCCAAGAGGTGGGTGGTGTGGGGAGTGGGAAGGGTGGTTTTTAGAAGATGATGTCAAACCCAAAGGGATATCACTGGAGTATGCTCGGTGTGGGTAGGAATGTTGGGGCAGGTGAGGAGCAATGAAACGAGAAGGGTGGACGCTTGATGAAtggtggtgatgatggtgagaatgatgatgattgtgatgatgatgatgggaaCGACGTTGGTGGTGATGGTGTGGTGGATGTTGAGCAGCGGATGGAGGTGGCACAAAAGATTGGCAGAAAGGCAATGGGCGATTGCTTTGCTGTGGTTCCACCAACAGATGCTCTCTCTCTGGAGGAGAGGAGCATGTGGAAGTGGCTGACCGATGCAGGAGGGGGTTATGATGCTTGGGAGACTGGCAATGCATTTCAGCATCTCTCAGTTTTGAAGAATGAAAGGAGGAGATGTAGCCACCTTCCGCTGGAGAGCAGGGTCTTCTGGATGAAATCTCAGAAATGTTCAATCCTGATGGCGCCCCTTTGTCAAAACCATCTTTTGCAGCCATTAAGCTGTCCCATGACAGATTTCCGTTATGAGCTAGATGGGGAGGTGGAGGACTCTGATTAGCTAAGCTTTTGAAGCTGCTTGAGGTAGTGGTTGTTTCAGAGACCTGGGCACTACATGCTGAGGTTTGCATGGAACCAGAAGATTGTGAAGCAACTCCTGACAGGACGACAGAGTCAGAAAATAAGGGGTAGGAGCGTCGAGAATAGTCAGAGATTCGGCTTACTCCACTCTCTTTTCTCTCCTCTCCAGGTACTCCCCCCCCTCTGTCAGAAGTGTCCCTCTGGTCCAAGCTAGGTTGTGAGCAAAAACCAggttgatggatggattgaatgAGGGATGAGGTTGAGGAGGAATCCCTACTGATAACATCCCTCTTTCCTCGACTTAactgaaagacaaaagaagagaaagaacaGGATGGTGAAGAAGAAGACATTTGTATGTCAGTTTTATATAATGTAATGACATTTGgttgttcatttaaaaaccttggacgtccgtccgtccgtccgtccgtccgtccatccatccatccatccatccatccatccccacGCATAATCCCACCCACCCCACTTATCCACCCACTCAATCAACCCCAAAACACCCACCAACATTAGATACGTATGGCCAATGGCTACAGCCAAGTAGAAATGGCAGAAAAAGACTGAGCAAAGAGGTACCTTTTGGTCTATTTCCATATATATTTCTACTGTATGACTTTTGGGTTATGTAATGCGCGAGGTAGATTTGAGCGGTTCATGGAGCATCTGTTTGGGGACTGTCGCTATCACTCTATATGTATCTCAATAATTTGTTATGTCTTGCTTGCTGCAGCACTATTTGGACAGATTGGAGGCGATTCTATACTGCCTGGGAACCTAGGGATTAAAGATAAAGCTCTCCAAATGTAACTTTTCAGAGACGTGTAAAGTACTTGGTTCACGTTTTGGCAGACGGCGTTTTTACGGATCCAGGTGGTAGTGGTACAAGATTGTAAACAACCTGATAAGATGGTAGATCTTAGATCATTTTGGGGCTTTCCTTCCAACTATCAACGGTTTATCACTGGGTTTTCTAATATGGCTTGCCCTTTGAATCGTTTGGTAGCAAAACGTTTTCCCTCAGGTAGTAAGGGAAAACGCCAAGGAAGCCCTTAGCAGACTCCTGTGATGCAGAGTGTGAAGTTTTCTAAGGCTTAAATAAACTCAGATAACAACCACTATCCTTGCCTATGCAGATTTCCAGAGgcaatttgttttggaaatacACGCAAGCTATATTACAAGAGCACGGGTTTAAATTGAGACCCATTGCTTTTTTAAGTAGGAGTTTGAAACCAATATGGCGAACTACAACTCCATGAAGTTGGAGCTGGTTGCACTTAAATGGGCAGTCATTGGAAAATTTTGAGTATTTACTTGGTaatatatgtacagtattGACAGCTAAGAATCTGTTAAACCATTTCGAAACCACAAAActcggtgccgcacaacataGATGGGCCTCTGAACTAGCCTTGTTTGACCTAACCCTTAAGAACCATCCAGGTtctgaaaatgtaaatgaagaTGCATTATCCCACCTTCAATTACCTGCTGGGGACCTTTCAATGGAGGCAGAGGAGGTGGTCAGTGTACAAACTGATAATAAGCGGACTACCTGGACTGGCTGGACCTGACCTCTCAGAGTTGCAATCTCAGGAccctattattttttttcatataggGAGGATAGGAGAATGCTGTTGGAATTATTGTGCAAATGTTATCAGAaaagatagatagacagatacTTTCCCAAGGGGAAAATTCCTAGTTtccagcagtatccatacccCAGAGCGGGTATATGAAAGAATGAATAAAAGAGAAGATAACAGTACTATATTGAAGATATGAGTGTAATGAATGTGTTGTGCACCAGAACACACAGTACACTGTACAGTGCAACCAGTTAAAAGTGCAtcacataaaatgaataataataatacccaGTGCAATATCAATTTATCCTGAGTCCCAAGACCCACTTTGTGTAACTTCTTAAAGCAAGATAACATTGTTGCCCATCAGTATTgccacacgcacgcaccccCAAACACATACATAGTCAAGACATGCACACACGAACATCTCCATTTCCGGTATTGTGAGACTCTTAGAGGTTGAATCCAATAAAAGGCAGCACAGGGGAAGTGGAACTTTGAAAGACCTTGGAACACTGAgagcttcattttccattcTTGCACAAGAAGAAAATCTGGCTCTGGTTGTGTTCTTGGTTTCCTGGCTCTTTCTGGTGCTTGTCTTATTATAACTTAAAGGGACGGTAAAGCAAGTCAACATCGGTAATTGTGATAGGACTGtattaaaaatgatgtcaGTACTGCAATtccccttgaaaaaaaatctgaagagATTTAATGGTATTTTGGAACAGTGGCGGTGGACTTACTGACAGTCACTCTTTGGGCGAAGTGTCCTTGATTTGACACATCAACCTGATTACAACACGGAAGGAAGCAATCACTTTCTCCATGGGAAATCAGGCTCACTTAAAATATCCCAAAACAGCTATCAATTGGCACCATAATTTACACTCCTAGCGAGACGTCTTACGACTCTTTAGCTGAGTGTGGCCGATAAAAGAACCCCCTTTTCGGATAGGTGGCAGAGGTGGTACCCCATACATAGACTTTAGGGAAAATGTAAGTCTAATGAactaaattgaattgaatttcaattgaatatacaATGACATATGAACAATGCATCTTACTTAGTTTAATCTAAGTCTAAGATATaagtggggtgggggggtacaGATTCTTAACAGCAGCCCCGTTACAATAAGTCCTCcctcccattttaaaacgatGAGCCCTGGACATCAACGGACCTTTTCTGTGTATGTCTGTGTCAGCTATGAACAGGTTTCACCCTTCCCAAGCAAAATAACAGGGGGGTACAAATTCTACCAGGACCCTTTTTAGAATTAGTCCACCCCTGCCATCTCAAAACGGTAAGCCCTATGCATCAACTGACCTTCTGTTTCTTCCTGGAAGTGTTTTCAGGTAGTTTGGCAAATATGAACAGGTTACCCACCGACTGAGCAAAGTTAGAGGCGGGTATGGATTCTAACAGAGCCCTGTTAGAATGTCAACCAGTTAGAATAAgtcccctccctcccattgTAAAATGATGAGCCCTAGCCATCGACCgactttttgtgtctttttgggGGCGTTTTCAGCTCTTGTGGCAAATATGAACAGGTTTCCCTACTTCCCAAGCAGAGTAACAGGGGGTGCAAATTCCAACAGGAGTGTATGTGTCCATTACCTGGCTTGCATAAGCATTGGTAAGTGGAATGTGGTTCTTTCCAGGACTGCAAGAAGGTCTGTATTTATACATGGTTGGAGTAGGAGGTGTTTTGTTAAGTAGATCGTAATCTGCAGAGACATTGAAGAAAAACACTGGTTGTTAAAAATTACAATGgagtaaagaaaaatcaaaatgttttagataaaaattttatttttttagtattaGGACAACAGGTCAGATTTGCTTTAACGAGGGAGATGGTATTCATATCATCCTCAGGGGCATAGCCAAAAATCTTTTAGTGGATTGTCCAGTGTGACACAACACCTCATTAGGGGCGGCCAAGGATAGCTGTGCTTGTTTCTTCATCATAGTAACTATCTACAGGCAGTGTTTAATCAAATACAATTCACACATATCCAGAGTAATACCTAACATACTCATAACCAAGCAAGAATAaatctaagaaaaaaaaagcaacattttgctGAACTTGTGATGTGATTTagggagttttgagtttttcagTGTCTTTTCGAGTCTTGATTGTTCTTGAAGGATTTGCGGTTGTCATTTTtgggcttttctttttgggtaGATATGGAGCCGCAGCCTGCGAGCACACCGGGCACTAGTCAACACAAAACGGTTCCAGCCCTGATTGATCACAGCCCATTATCTTCCATGCTGGCctcatgttgttgttgttttcttgttgtttcttgttcttgttgttgttttctttttaaatccagACATCTCTTGAAGAAGCatgattttcatttctttggtCTCTATTGTCAGCCTTTAGCTTTTTCATCAAGGCCGGAAGTCCTTCGTCACCAAGGAAGCCAGACCCTATTTTTTTCAGCTTTCGGAACACTTGTAGCACTGTGAGGTTAAAAGAGAGCCATCCAAGAAAGATGAAAGCCACATCTTCTGACACCAAGACACAAGACACGCCATTTGCGCCACCTGTCCATTGTGTAGCCCGCTAGGGAGGTACCATGGGAGCATGGCAGCTCGCCAGTTCCTGTGTGTCATATGGAGATAGTCTGATGGATTGCGTTGCAGGTCCAGCCTAGGAGatccattgttgttttttaagctGAGCTAGTGTCTATTCTGCGCTCACAGACCAGATTTTAGTGTGCTCACAGGGCTGTGACTCTATCTCCCATATGTGTTCTTCTATCAATAGCACGGCGCCTGCCAGTGAGTGTAGACATAATACAAACAGATTACAGTAACAATACCTCACAGTACATTTCATCTTAATGACGTTTCATGTTGACACTTGTATTGTTGTAGCAATGAACTCTGTTTTTTGAGGGGCTTCAGATTTGCAGACGTCTTGATTACTTCGTTTGTTATTCCAGTATtcaacacctgccactgaaTGCCACTGTGGCTTTGTAGTGTGCTGTTTATCAGTATATGCTCAAACATCAACATCCCTCTgttaattttttattcatttgttttgaatgttgaAGTTCAAGGTCTCCCTCCATGGTCTGTTATCATGTGAATTAAACTCCAAAGTTTCTTAGTgtactgcttttttttctctctttctgctCTTAAAAGACCATTGACTATTATCGGGTCTTAGCTTCTaggtcaggggtgtcaaactcatttcccATTGTGGGCCACATACGGCCTCGGTAGATGTCAAGTTGGCCAGACCATTAAAATTATACCATACTCTGCTATAAATAACCAAAATATCACgtctttcctttttctttgggTGTGAAGAAGCACAAGAACATtaggaaaatgttgaaatttaatgaacattccttttacaaaacattaaaagcatACATTAACATAACATAAAACATTAACAGTACTGCACTCTAAGATTAAACGAGATTTATAAAGAAaggattttttaaatcatatacACATGTGCATATAACATTCAAATTTAATACCTGCCTACACCTTACAAACTAAGGAGAGTGCTATTAAATGTGTAAAGAAGAAagtattcacatgtcctgtaAATGTGGTAAACTTCATACTTGaaccacacatacacatacaataTATACTGATCATTCATGGAGTTGCATGAACAGTAGAATTCCACCATACGTTTTTGTAGTAAAGTTGCTGACTAACATTGAATTGCACATTTtttcatggatggatggtaagGATTCATCTTCACAGAGCTGTATTTTTTCAATGCAAATGGTATCTAAGGCAGCATTTTAAAGGCGTTAGTCtggacttgtttttgttcctgataCTTGACATCTTTTGGCCTACAAGTGCATCAATACCAAGTGCCATGTCCTGACTAGGTTACACTTTCAGAATGTCATTTAAGTGCTTGTTTGTGAGCcttgaacacatttttgtttattgataTTCATTACTGAGAAAATTTGTTCACAAAGGTAGGTTGTCCCAAACTTGTACAAAATAGCAGCCAGGGCTGTTAATTTGGGGTACCCTGGTAGTAGATACTGATAAAATTTGTCCAGACCTACGGAGGCAAATTTGCCATTCAAATCTGCATCACATTGCAAAGCAATTATTTCTAGCTGGATTTCGATCAGAAGCCTTAACTGTGAAAGGTGAGCGAAAAACTGAAAATTCTGTCTCAAGCTAACCAAATACTTGAAAACGTTTCTCAAACTCCCACATTAATCCTGCAATCTTGTCTTTGTACCGTTTCATGTCCGCATCAGGtctggtcacacacacatttctcaGACAGGGGAAATGAGCAGGGTCGCCAATTGCCAGTTGTGTCTCCCAAAAAGTCAGCTTCAACTAAAACGCATGTATGTTGTCAGAAAATTGCGTGACAAATATTTTGCGGCCTCGAAACATATAGTTCACATTGTTCAATTGTTCAGTAATATCCACCAAAAATGCAAGGTCCTGTAGCCAGTCCTGAGATTGTAATTCCAACAccggttttcttttttcttcatgaacTG
This window harbors:
- the LOC119124509 gene encoding palmitoyltransferase ZDHHC5-like, giving the protein MPGGSHKSEGQGPDSSPLPHSVNLSRRPLRLSRYVPVSAATFFLVGSTTLFFCFTCPWISERFSVAVPIYNGIIFLFVLANFCMATFTDPGIFPRAEEDEDKDDDFRAPLYKTVEIRGIQVRMKWCSTCHFYRPPRCSHCSVCDNCVEEFDHHCPWVNNCIGKRNYRYFFLFLLSLTAHIMAVFGFGLLFIFYHHHSNDRLHVIVTLAVMCVAGLFFIPVAGLTGFHIVLVGRGRTTNEQVTGKFRGGVNPFTNGCWKNVTHVLCSSQAPRYLARKRYVHSVCVQPPFPRPQLTETQLTTKILGNGLQGDLHRSKSSLDMQESQLCDAELPPSKPELRYHGITTGSTEDYDLLNKTPPTPTMYKYRPSCSPGKNHIPLTNAYASQLSRGKRDVISRDSSSTSSLIQSIHQPGFCSQPSLDQRDTSDRGGGVPGEERKESGVSRISDYSRRSYPLFSDSVVLSGVASQSSGSMQTSACSAQVSETTTTSSSFKSLANQSPPPPHLAHNGNLSWDSLMAAKDGFDKGAPSGLNISEISSRRPCSPAEGGYISSFHSSKLRDAEMHCQSPKHHNPLLHRSATSTCSSPPEREHLLVEPQQSNRPLPFCQSFVPPPSAAQHPPHHHHQRRSHHHHHNHHHSHHHHHHSSSVHPSRFIAPHLPQHSYPHRAYSSDIPLGLTSSSKNHPSHSPHHPPLGKSLSYSSAAAAEMQYKLIRKASSAAGANGEVIAGGMVGGIQAPK